Within the Paraburkholderia flagellata genome, the region TCGTGATGCCGAGCGCCTTGGCCGTCTGCCGGTCAAGCGTGTTGCCTGCCTGGAACAGCCGGAAGAACAACCGGTTGTGAATGGACGAGACGGATTGGTCGTACGAAGGGTCGTTCTGGGTCATGGGCGCCTTTCGGTCCCCGCGCGAGTGCGCAGGCAATGAGACAAATACCTGATACGAAAATAGTGAAGGGAAGTGAGCGCGCGGTCCATTTGGGCAATACCCCTCCTCGAGCCTTCAATATATATCATGATGTTGACGTAATTAGGGGCCTCGCCTAGAGTGTGAAAACGACGCACGAGAATAGCAAGAGACAATCCCATGGCGACCTGTGACCGGCTTTTGACCCCGCTTCGCGTCGGCGCGACGCTGCTCCCCAACCGCATGGTGATGGGCGCAATGCACACGCGGCTCGAAACACTCGACCGTCCGCACGAGCGCCTCGCCGCGTTCTATGCGGCGCGCGCGGCGGGGGAGATCGGCCTCATTCTGAGCGGCGGGTTCGCGCCGAATCCCGAAAGCGTGATGGAGGCGGGCGGCCCGCTGTTCAATCGCGAGGAGCAGCTCGACGAGCATCGCGTCGTGACTCGCGCGGTTCATGAGGTCGGGGGAAAGATCGTGCTGCAGATTCTGCACGCGGGCCGTTATGCGAAAGTGCCCGAGTGTGTGGGGCCCACGGCCGCCAAGGCGAGAATCAACGCGTACGCGCCGCGCGCGCTCAGCACGCACGAGGTGCGCGCCACGATTGCCGATTTCGCCCGCACGGCGGCGCTGGCGGTTCAGGCCGGCTACGACGGCGTGGAGATCATGGGCTCGGAAGGCTATCTCATCAACGAGTTCACGGCCGCGCTCACCAACGCGCGCGACGACGAATTCGGCGGCAGCTTCGCAGGCCGCATCCGCTTTGCGCTCGATATCGTGCGCGCCGTGCGCGCGGAAATGGGCCGCGAGCCCATGCTGATCTACCGCATCTCTTCCATCGACCTCGTGGAAGGCGGCATGAGCGGCGCCGAAATCGCGGCGTTCGCTAAGGAGATCGAAGCGGCCGGCGCGGATCTCATCAACACGGGCGTGGGCTGGCACGAGTCGGCCGTGCCGACCATCGCGGCGTGCGTGCCGCGCGCGGCCTGGCGCGACGCGATTCGCAACGTCAAAGAGGCGGTATCGATTCCGGTGATGGCGTCGAACCGCATCAACATGCCCGAAGTCGCGGAAGAACTGATCGCCTCCGGCGTAGCCGATCTCGTTTCGATGGCGCGCCCGCTGCTCGCCGATCCGGACTTCGCAAAGAAGACCCGGCTCGGGATGGCCGACGAAATCAACACGTGCATCGGCTGCAATCAGGCGTGCCTCGACCGCATCTTCACGCAACGCACGGCTACGTGCCTCGTCAATCCGCGCGCCGGGCGCGAGATCGAATTCGCGGCAGGCAAGGCCCAGCAGCCCAAACGCATTGCGGTCGTGGGCGGCGGACCGGCGGGTATGGCGTTCGCGATCAACGCGGCTGAACGCGGCCATCAGGTGACGTTGTTCGAAGCCCATGCGCGGCTCGGCGGTCAGTTGAATCTTGCGAAGGTCGTGCCCGGCAAAGCCGAGTTTCACGAGATGCTGCGTTATTTCGAGGTCCGGTTAAAGCGCCTCGGCGTAGCAGTGCGGCTTGGACACGCGGCCACTGCGCAAGCGCTCGCAAGCGAAATGTTCGACGAAGTCGTCATCGCCACGGGCGTCACGCCGCGCGTGCCCGATATCGTCGGCGTCGATCATCCGAAGGCGGTGTCGTATATCGACGTGCTCACGGGCAAGGTCGAGGTGGGCGCGCGCGTAGCGATCATCGGCGCGGGCGGCATAGGCTTCGACGTGGCCGAGTATCTGTTGGGCGACGCGCAGGAGTCGCTGGACCGTGGCGTGTTTTTCCGCGCATGGGGCGTCGATCCCGCGAATGCGGATGCGGGCGGCCTTGCGCGGGTCGACGCGCATGGCGCGCCGCGTCGCAGCGTCCATATGTTCCAGCGTAAGGCACAGCCGCTAGGCAAGGGGCTCGGTAAATCGACGGGATGGATCCTGAAGGCGCGTTTGCGCAAGGCGAACGTGATGATGACGTCAAGCGTGACTTACGACGCGATCGACGACGAAGGCCTGCACTACCGCGTGGATGGCGAGCCGCATGTGCTCGCCGTGGATCATGTCGTATTGTGCGCAGGGCAGCATTCGAACCGCACGCTCTACGATGAGCTCGTCGCGCGCGGCGTAAAACCGAAGGTGATAGGCGGCGCGGATGTCGCGGCCGAACTGGACGCGCTGCGCGCCATCGACCAGGCCACGCGGCTCGCGATGACGCTGTGATGCCGCGCGACTTCGGCGCGTAAAATGCGAAGGATTCGTGCAATCCAAACGTATCGCGCATGTTCCACCGAATACTCGTTAGCGCTTGTCTGCTTGGCCGTCCGGTTCGTTACAACGGCTCGGCGAAAACCGTTGCGCATGCACTGATCGAGCAGTGGCAGCGTGAGGGGCGCCTCGTGCCGGTTTGCCCTGAAGTGGCGGGCGGGTTCGGCGTGCCACGGCCGCCTGCGGAGATCGCGGATGCCGCCTCAGGCGCCAACGTGCTGGCGGGGGCCGCGCGCGTGATCGACGTGCGCGGCGAGGACGTTACCGCGCAGTTTGTGAACGGCGCGCACGTGGCGCTCGAACTCGCGCTCGCGCACGCCTGCCGCTTCGCATTGCTCGTGGACGGCAGTCCTTCATGCGGCAGCCGTGCCATTTACGATGGCAGCTTTGCGGGCCGCAAACATGCGGGCGCGGGTGTGACGACTGCGTTGCTGCGCCAGCACGGCATCGAGGTTTTCGCGGAAACGGAAATCGATGCGCTTCACACGCGGCTCCTGCAAGCCAGCGCGTAACACGACATTCACGCGTTCTCGCCGCTACCGGCTTCCTTCAAGATCCACTGATTGAACGCGCGCATGGCGGGCGTCGGCGTCTTCCCCTTCTGCGACGTGAGCCAGTAGCTGCCCGCCTGCACCTCGATATCGAAGGGCCGCACGAGCCTGCCCGCCGCGAGATCGCGCTCGAACATCGAAACCGGCGCGAGCGCGATGCCCGCGCCCTGCATCGCCGCTTCCACCATGAGCCGCGACGAATCGAACACGGGCCCGCGCACCGGGCGCGGCGCGAGCCCTGCGGCTTCGAACCAGAGCGTCCAGTCGTCGGCGCGATACGAGCGCAGCAGCTTTTCGTTGGCGAGATCGGCGGGCCGGTGCAGGCGTTGCGCGATATCGGGCGCGCAGAGCGCGGCGAGCGGCGCGTCGAACAACTTCGTGGCGCGCGAACCTGGCCAGGTGCCGTCGCCGAACCGAATGGCGAAGTCGAGCCCTTCGCCCGCAAGATCGACGAGATTGTTGTTCGTCATGATGCGCAATTCGACGAACGGATGCGCGTCGTGAAACGACTTCAGGCGCGGCATCAACCATCCCACCGCGAAAGTGCCCACGGCGCCCACGGTCAGCACCTCGTGGAAGTGGCCGCCCTCGAACTGCCGCAACACGGCTTCGATGCGTTCGAATGCGTCGGTGAGCACGGGGCGTAGCGCAAGACCTTCGTCGGTGATCGCAAGACCGCGCGGCAGGCGCTTGAAGAGCGTTGCGCCAAGCCGCTCCTCGAGCATGCGGACCTGCTGGCTCACGGCCGCCTGGGTGACGTTCAGCTCGCTCGCCGCGCGCGTGAAACTTAAGTGCCGCGCCGACGATTCGAAGGCGCGCAAGGCATTGAGGGGCAGATGTTGTCGCATGATCCAGCCATAAGTTTTTCTGGGGCGTGGCGCAATTTATCATCGTTTGTCAGTTCACGGAGAACACGCGATAGTGGCGGCTCTTCAGGGAGAGGCCATGATCACACGACGCAGATTCACGATGACGGTATTAGGCGGTGCGATAGCTGGCGTTGCATCTCAAGCGTTCGGCGCGACGACTGCGAGCGCGGCGAAGCCGGCACAAGCGGGCACGCTGGAAAAGCAGCTCGCCGCCATCGAGGCGCAGGTGGGCGGCCGGCTCGGTGTGTCGATGCTCGATACAGCGAGCGGGCAGGTGCGCGGCTGGCGCCTGAACGAGCGCTTTCCGATGTGCAGCACGTTCAAGGTGTTGCTCACATCGGCCGTGCTGGCGCGCAAGGATCATGGCAAGGAAGACCTCGCGCGCAAGGTCGTGTATTCGCATGCGCAAGTCGTGTCGTATTCGCCGGTGAGCGGCCCGCGCGCGGGCGGCGAGGGCATGACGGTCGCCGAGCTGTGCGAAGCAGCGCTCACGCGCAGCGACAACACGGCGGCGAACCTGCTGCTGGAGAGCATCGGCGGTCCGCCCGCGATTACGGCCTTCGCGCGCAGCCTTGGCGACCCGGTAACGCGCCTCGACCGCAACGAGACCACGCTCAACGAAGCGATACCGGGCGACCCGCGCGATACGACCACGCCCGCCGCCATGGTCGCGAACCTGCGCGAACTGCTGCTGGGCGAGCGTCTTTCTGCGGCTTCGCGCGAGCAGCTCATTGCATGGCTCGTCGCCAACAAGACGGGCGACGCGCGTTTGCGCGCGGGCTTGCCGAAGGACTGGCGCGTGGGCGACAAGACCGGCACGGGCGACCGGGGCACGGCGAACGATGTGGCAATTATTTGGCCCACCGGGCGCGCGCCTATCCTTGTCACGACGTATCTCACGGGTGCGACGCGCGCGAGTTCGGCGCAGCGCGATGCGGCGATCGCACAGGTCGGAGTTTGCGTGGCGCATAGTTAAACCAATTGATACGGTATCCTAATCGTATGAGAAAAGACCGGTCGTTCACTCGTCACGTGCTTTCCTTACGCGTTGTTATATTTGCAACATCGGCTTAATTTTTTGGCGTCGTGGTCGTCAATACAAGTGATCTCTCACTACGGCGTCCCCATGTCATTCCTTACCAGAATCAAAATCGGCCCGCGTCTCGGCGCGGGCTTTGCCATTGTGTTGCTCCTGCTCGGCGCGGTGGGCGGGATCGGGCTTCTTCAGGCGTCGCGCATATTCGAGGGCACGCAGGAAATCGGCACGAACTGGCTGCCTAGTGTCGAGACGCTCGGCAATATGCGCAATCAAGCGCAAGACGTGCGTCGCACGTCGCTGCGCATGTTGATCGCCAGCGACGCGAGCGAAAAGGCCTCGCTGCGCGATCGCCACGCCCAGATGATCAGCCAGTTCGGCACGATGTTCGACGGCTATTCGAAGCTGGTCTCCTCCGCCGAAGAGCGCCGCGTGGCCGATTCGATCAGCACCGCGTGGTCGCAGTATCTGGACGACGACAAGAAGATCGAAGCCCTCGTCATGTCTGCCGACGGCGCATCGGCCGATGCCCGCGCTGCGGCTTCGACCGCATCGGCGAAGTCGTTTCAGACATTGATGGATCTCATCAACCAGGATGTGACCCTCAATCACAATGGCTCGACCGCCGAAGTTGCCATGGCGAAGGCGGCGTACCAAAGTGCGTTTGCCTGGACCATCGCGCTGATCGTGATCGCCATTGGTTTCGGTGCCACGATTGCGCTCTTCATCACGCGTTCGATTACGGGCCCGATCGCGCGGGCCGTGGATGTGGCCGAAACGGTGGCGCGTGGCGACCTGACCGCGCGCATCGAAGTGGACGGCAGCGACGAGGCGGCCCAGTTGCTCGGCGCGCTGCGTCACATGAACGAGCGGCTCGTCGACCTGGTGGGCCGTGTGCGCACCGGCAGCGAAGGCATTGCGACGGCTTCCGCGCAGATCGCGGCGGGCAACACCGACCTGAGCCAGCGCACCGAAGAGCAGGCCGCGTCGCTCGAAGAAACGGCGGCGAGCATGGAAGAGCTCACGGCGACGGTCAAGCAGAACGCCGACAACGCGACGCAGGGCAACACGCTGGCGGGCCAGGCCTCGCAAACGGCCACGCGCGGCGGCGAAGTGGTGGGCCGTGTGGTCGACACGATGCGCGATATCGCGAACAGCTCCGAACAGGTCGCGCAGATCATCTCGGTGATCGAAGGCATTGCGTTCCAGACCAACATCCTGGCGCTCAACGCGGCGGTGGAAGCGGCGCGAGCCGGCGAACAGGGCCGCGGCTTCGCGGTCGTGGCGGGCGAGGTGCGCACGCTCGCACAGCGCAGCGCGACGGCGGCGCGCGAAATCAAGGAACTCATTAGCGTGTCGGTCGAGCGCGTGAACAACGGCACGGCGCTCGTGGACGATGCGGGCCGCACGATGGGCGAGATCGTGCAATCGGTCAAGCGTGTTGCCGACCTGATGAATGAGATTTCGGCCGCATCGGGCGAGCAGCGCACCGGCATCGAGCAGGTCAACCAGGCTGTCACGCAGATGGACGAGGTCACGCAGCAGAATGCGGCGCTCGTCGAGGAAGCCTCGGCGGCGGCGCAGTCGATGTCCTCGCAGGCAGCGGCGTTGCGCGAACTGGTATCGGTGTTCAACATCGGCGCGGCGGGGCGTGCGGCAACGGCGAGCATCGCGCCGATGGCGAAGGTCGTTGCGAGCGCAACCGTCAAGCGTCCCCCATCTTCGAAGCCCGCGCCCGTGCGTGCCTCCGCTGCGAGCGCTCCGAAGGCGGATCGCCGCGAACCGGCAACGGCCACGTCCGACGACGACTGGCAGACCTTTTGATGTAGCGCGCTGAAGCGCAGTAGTTCAAACGCCCCGGTTTGCTGCGCGACCGGGGCGTTTGCATTTTTGCGCGGCTAACGGCGCATCAAAGGACACCGAGCGTGGACTTCGGCTCCAGAAACGCTTCGATCCCGAAGGTACCGTACTCGCGCCCGATTCCCGATTGCTTGAAGCCGCCGAACGGCGCGGCCGGTTCATGCGTAAGCGTGTTGACGAGCACGCGGCCGGCTTCGATCTGCGCGGCCACGCGGCGCGCGCGCTCGATATCGGGCGAAAGCACGTAGGCTTGCAGGCCATACGGCGTATCGTTGGCGATCTCGATGGCGTGTTCGGTGTCACGATACGCGATGATCGACAGCACCGGCCCGAAAATCTCTTCGCGCGCGATGGTCATGTCATTCGTCACGCCGCTGAACACGGTGGGGCGCACGAACCAGCCCGAGTCGATGCCGTCGGGACGCCCCGCGCCGCCCGCAATGAGGCGTGCGCCTTCGTCGATGCCGATGCCGATATACCGCTGCACGCGCTCCCATTGCTTCTGGCTCACCATCGGGCCAACGCTCGTGTGCGTGTCGCGCGGATCGCCCGACTGAATCTGCGCCACGGCTTTCTCTACACTGGCTTCGAACTCGACGAGCCGCGACTGCGGCACCAGAATGCGCGTGCCCGCAATGCACGCCTGCCCGCTGTTCATGAAGCCGGCCTGCAACGCGAGCGGCACGGCTTCGTCGAAATTCGCGTCGTCGAGCACGATGACGGGCGACTTGCCGCCCAGTTCGAGCGTCACGCGCTTGAGCGTTTCGGCTGCCGTGCGCAGGATCGTCTTGCCGACCGCAGTCGAGCCCGTGAACGAAATCTTGGCGACGTCGGGATGCTCGGCAATGCGCGCGCCCACGGTGTCGCCACGGCCCGTGACGATGTTGAAGAGGCCCGCAGGCAGGCCCGCCGAATGCAGCGCCTCGGTCACGATGCGCGTCTGGATCGCGCTCATCTCGCTCGGCTTGATGACGGCCGTGCAGCCCGCGGCGAGCGCGGCCGCGAGCTTGCCGCAGATGAAGCCCGCGTCGCTGTTCCAGGGCGTGATCAACCCAGCGACGCCCAGCGGCTGCATGGTGACCTCTGCCGTGCCCGCGCGCCGTGTGAACGCATAGTGTTCGAGCGTCTTCGCGGCGTCGCTCAGCACGCTGGAGGCGTGCTGAGCCATCCAGCGGCCGCGCGAGACCGGCGCGCCGTACTCTTTCACGATCGCGTCGAAGAGCGCGTCTTCGCGCGCGACGACGGCCTCGTGCAGCGCGATGAGCATCTCGATGCGCTGTGCCTTCGTAGTGCGCGAAAACGCCGGGAACGCGCGTTTCGCGGCGGCGATGGCCGCGTCCGCATCCGCCGCGTCGGCCAGACGCACGCGGCCAATCACGGCCTCGGTCGCGGGGTTGAAGAGGTCGAAGTACTCCTCGCCGTGCGGCGTGACGAATGCGCCGTCGATATAGATCTTGTCGATGATCTGCATGGCTGCTCCAGAAAACGTGGGTCGATGAGGGCAAGATAGACGCCTGGCATTGCGTTGACTAGCCGTACAATGGCGCATGACCTGTTGAGCGATTTGGGACAATGAAAACATCGGGCCTGGTGGAACTCGAAGCCGTGCTGGCCGTGGCGCGCCATCGCAGCTTTCGTGCGGCGGCAGACGACCTGAGCGTGTCGACCTCGGCGCTCAGCCACGCGGTGGCGGCGCTCGAAGCGCGCATCGGCGTGCGGCTGTTCAACCGCACCACGCGCAGCGTTGCGTTGACGGAGGCCGGCGCGCAGTTCGTGGGCAGCGTCGCGCCCGCGTTGTCCACGATCCGCGAGGCGCTCGATCAGGCGGGCAGCTTTCGCGACACGCCCTCGGGCACGTTGCGCATCAATGCTTCGGTTGGCGCGGCGAAGCAGGTCATGCCGGTTTTCATCGCCTATCTGAAGCGTTATCCGGAGATGAAGCTCGATCTCGTCACGGAAGGGCGCCTTATCGACATCGTGGTCGAAGGCTACGACGCCGGCTTTCGTCTCGCCGATGTCGTGCCACAGGACATGATTGCTGTGCCTTTTGGTGACCGTCAGCGTTTCGCTGTGGTTGGCAGTCCGGAATACTTTGCGAAGCATAAACCGCCGCGCACGCCCGCCGATCTCAAGTCGCACCGCTGCATACGCAGCCGCATGCCCAGCGGGCAAATCTACCAATGGGAGTTCGAGCGGCGCGGGCAGGCCGTGCGCGTGGACGTGGAGGGCGCGCTGACGCTCGACGAGCCGGGTCTCATGCTCGCGGCCGCGCGCGACGGACTCGGACTCACGTATTTGACCGAATGGAACGTGAACGCGGACCTCGAAGCGGGCACGCTCGTGCGCGTGCTGGAGGACTGGACGCCGCCGCTCGACGGACTCTGCCTTTACTACCCGGGGCGGCGGCACGCGCCTGCGGGATTACGCGCGCTGATCGAGACGATCCGTGAACACGCCGACACCGTACGCGAGCGCGCACCCGTGAAAAAGAACCGGCGCGGGCCTGCTGCCAGGCACTAATCGCGACGTACGCAAATCTCTGAGCAGGGGGTGACCGGCGCCGAGATACGCTTACGTCGTCCATACATCGCTGTTGCATTTCCCCGACAGACAATAAGTCCATCTCTTGAAATAAGAATAATTCGCATTATCATCTCGGCTCTTTCGCTGATCGGGGCCGGATGGCGACGTGGTCCTGAGAGCGCCGGTTGAACGCAAAGAAGAAGGGAAAGCATGGCTTCGGGGAAGCGCGCTTCGCGCACGCGCACGCAACAATGGCGCAGGATCTGCGCACACGCGATCATCAACTCCACGCTCACGGCGAGCATCGCCGGCATCGCACACGCGGCGCACGCAACCGACGCCGACACGCCGGACGCGACCGCAACGGCCGACGACGTCACCCAGCTCGCGCCCGTCAAGATCACGAGCAGCAAGACTCAGGGCTACGCGCCGCAAACCGTCGAGACCGGGCAATACCGCGGCATGGACGCGCTCGACGTGCCGGCCACCGTGAACGTCGTCACGCGCTCGGTCATGGACGCCCAGGGCGACACCGGCCTCTACGACGCGCTGCGTAACGTCGCAGGCGTGACGCGCCAGCAGCTCAACGGACTCGCGTACGACAACCTCTCGGTGCGCGGCATCCCGCTCGACAACCGCTCGAGCTTCTATCTCGACGGCCTGCTGCCCATCGACAACAACATCTGGATGCCGATGCAGAACAAGGAGCGCGTGGAAGTGCTCAAGGGGGCGTCTGCGCTGTACTACGGCTTTGGTGCGCCGGCGGGCATCGTCAACATGGTGATGAAGCGCGCGGGCAGTGACCCGGTTACGAGCATTTCGGTGCTCGGCGACTCGAACGGATCGATCGGCGCGGCCGCCGACATTGCGCGCCACTTCGGCCCGAGCGACCAGTTCGGCATACGCGTGAACGCGATGGACGAGCATGTCGAAACGCCCATTGATGGCGACCGCGGCTACCGCAAATTCGTGAGCGCCGCGCTCGACTGGCGCGTGAACGACAAGCTCAAGCTGCAATACGATCTGGAGCACATCGAAGCGCGCGTCGTCGAGCAGGCCGGCATCGCGCCGCTTGCCGCGGTGAACGGCAAGATCACGCTGCCCGCCATGCCCGACCCCTCGAAGCTCCTGGTGCCGAACGACCGGCCGACCACCGCGAGCGCGACGTCGCAACTCGTGCGCGCCGACTATGCGTTCAACGACCACTGGAGCGCGATGCTCTCGCTCGGCCAGTCGATCACGCGGCGCGACCGCTGGGCCTGGGTGTTCCAGAAGTACAACGTCGCGACCGGCGCGGGCACGCTGCAAGGCAGCCAGCAGTACGGGCAGATGTACGAGAACAAGAACGTGCGCCTTGAAGTAGTCGGTGACTTCAAGACCGGGCCTTTCACGCACACGGTCACGACGGGTGTCGTGCAGAACTGGCTGTTTCAGCCGGACTTCACGACGTACACGTACACGGCGGCGCAAAACCTCTACGATCCCATCGACATCACGACGCTCAAGCAAAGCGGCAGCGCGCGGCAGTTCTACGCGCAGCACGTGCGCAACAGCGGCATCTATTTGTTCGACCAGATCGACATCACGCCGCGTTTGCAGGTCGTGGCCGGCGTGCGCCGCTCCGAGTACATGACCTCGCAGGCCGGTACGCCGAACTCCGACATCAATCACACCTCGCCCTCGGGCAGCATTACCTACCGCATCACGCCGCAGACGAGCGTCTACGCGAGCTATGTCGAGGCGCTCGAATCGGCGGGCAGCGCGCCGGCCACGGCGGTCAACGCGAACCAGATCCTGCCCGCGGCGGTGAGCCGGCAGCAGGAAGTGGGCGTGCGAACGCGCCTCGCCGGCAACACGCTCGTATCGCTCGCGCTTTTCAACCTCAAGCAGGCCGGCGCAGAAACGAACGCCGACAACGTCTATGTGATGGACGGCAACGCGCGTTATCGCGGCGTGGAGTTTTCGGTGCAGGGAGATGTGACGAAGGACGTCTCGCTCACTGCATCGGCCATCTATCTCGACGCGAAGCAGATCGACTCTTCCGACCCGACGCTCGTTGGCAAGACGCCGGAGAATACGCCGCACGTCACGGCGAGCCTGTTCGCGGAATATCGCGTGACGGTGCTCGCGGGTCTTTCGGTGAACGGCGGCATCTATTACGTGGGGCCGCGCCAGGTGAACAACGCGAATCAGGCGCAGATCGGCGGCTACACGCTGTTGAGCGCGGGCGTGCGTTACGCGACGCGCGTGTACGGCAAACGCGTTTCGGTGCAGGCGAATCTGGAGAATGCGGCCAACCGGCGCTACTGGAGTGCTGCGGGGTCGAATCAGTTGGGCGTCGGACTTGGACGCACGCTCGAATTGACTTCAACGCTGGAGTTTTAAGCGTTGGCGCAGCGCTTTAAAAAATCTTCGCGAAGGGTCTTCAAAAACGCGCGGCGAGTCGATACAATGGCGACCCTTCGAGCCCAAGAGGCAAGAATGGACGGGACCTAATCGTCCCAGGCTGTAATGGAATGCCGACGTGGTGAAATTGGTAGACACGCTATCTTGAGGGGGTAGTGGCGAAAGCTGTGCGAGTTCGAGTCTCGCCGTCGGCACCAGGAATTGCATTCGCGTGATTGCGCCGCGACCAGGGCGAA harbors:
- the bla gene encoding class A beta-lactamase, whose product is MTVLGGAIAGVASQAFGATTASAAKPAQAGTLEKQLAAIEAQVGGRLGVSMLDTASGQVRGWRLNERFPMCSTFKVLLTSAVLARKDHGKEDLARKVVYSHAQVVSYSPVSGPRAGGEGMTVAELCEAALTRSDNTAANLLLESIGGPPAITAFARSLGDPVTRLDRNETTLNEAIPGDPRDTTTPAAMVANLRELLLGERLSAASREQLIAWLVANKTGDARLRAGLPKDWRVGDKTGTGDRGTANDVAIIWPTGRAPILVTTYLTGATRASSAQRDAAIAQVGVCVAHS
- a CDS encoding TonB-dependent siderophore receptor, encoding MASGKRASRTRTQQWRRICAHAIINSTLTASIAGIAHAAHATDADTPDATATADDVTQLAPVKITSSKTQGYAPQTVETGQYRGMDALDVPATVNVVTRSVMDAQGDTGLYDALRNVAGVTRQQLNGLAYDNLSVRGIPLDNRSSFYLDGLLPIDNNIWMPMQNKERVEVLKGASALYYGFGAPAGIVNMVMKRAGSDPVTSISVLGDSNGSIGAAADIARHFGPSDQFGIRVNAMDEHVETPIDGDRGYRKFVSAALDWRVNDKLKLQYDLEHIEARVVEQAGIAPLAAVNGKITLPAMPDPSKLLVPNDRPTTASATSQLVRADYAFNDHWSAMLSLGQSITRRDRWAWVFQKYNVATGAGTLQGSQQYGQMYENKNVRLEVVGDFKTGPFTHTVTTGVVQNWLFQPDFTTYTYTAAQNLYDPIDITTLKQSGSARQFYAQHVRNSGIYLFDQIDITPRLQVVAGVRRSEYMTSQAGTPNSDINHTSPSGSITYRITPQTSVYASYVEALESAGSAPATAVNANQILPAAVSRQQEVGVRTRLAGNTLVSLALFNLKQAGAETNADNVYVMDGNARYRGVEFSVQGDVTKDVSLTASAIYLDAKQIDSSDPTLVGKTPENTPHVTASLFAEYRVTVLAGLSVNGGIYYVGPRQVNNANQAQIGGYTLLSAGVRYATRVYGKRVSVQANLENAANRRYWSAAGSNQLGVGLGRTLELTSTLEF
- a CDS encoding oxidoreductase, which produces MATCDRLLTPLRVGATLLPNRMVMGAMHTRLETLDRPHERLAAFYAARAAGEIGLILSGGFAPNPESVMEAGGPLFNREEQLDEHRVVTRAVHEVGGKIVLQILHAGRYAKVPECVGPTAAKARINAYAPRALSTHEVRATIADFARTAALAVQAGYDGVEIMGSEGYLINEFTAALTNARDDEFGGSFAGRIRFALDIVRAVRAEMGREPMLIYRISSIDLVEGGMSGAEIAAFAKEIEAAGADLINTGVGWHESAVPTIAACVPRAAWRDAIRNVKEAVSIPVMASNRINMPEVAEELIASGVADLVSMARPLLADPDFAKKTRLGMADEINTCIGCNQACLDRIFTQRTATCLVNPRAGREIEFAAGKAQQPKRIAVVGGGPAGMAFAINAAERGHQVTLFEAHARLGGQLNLAKVVPGKAEFHEMLRYFEVRLKRLGVAVRLGHAATAQALASEMFDEVVIATGVTPRVPDIVGVDHPKAVSYIDVLTGKVEVGARVAIIGAGGIGFDVAEYLLGDAQESLDRGVFFRAWGVDPANADAGGLARVDAHGAPRRSVHMFQRKAQPLGKGLGKSTGWILKARLRKANVMMTSSVTYDAIDDEGLHYRVDGEPHVLAVDHVVLCAGQHSNRTLYDELVARGVKPKVIGGADVAAELDALRAIDQATRLAMTL
- a CDS encoding LysR family transcriptional regulator; the encoded protein is MRQHLPLNALRAFESSARHLSFTRAASELNVTQAAVSQQVRMLEERLGATLFKRLPRGLAITDEGLALRPVLTDAFERIEAVLRQFEGGHFHEVLTVGAVGTFAVGWLMPRLKSFHDAHPFVELRIMTNNNLVDLAGEGLDFAIRFGDGTWPGSRATKLFDAPLAALCAPDIAQRLHRPADLANEKLLRSYRADDWTLWFEAAGLAPRPVRGPVFDSSRLMVEAAMQGAGIALAPVSMFERDLAAGRLVRPFDIEVQAGSYWLTSQKGKTPTPAMRAFNQWILKEAGSGENA
- a CDS encoding DUF523 domain-containing protein, producing the protein MFHRILVSACLLGRPVRYNGSAKTVAHALIEQWQREGRLVPVCPEVAGGFGVPRPPAEIADAASGANVLAGAARVIDVRGEDVTAQFVNGAHVALELALAHACRFALLVDGSPSCGSRAIYDGSFAGRKHAGAGVTTALLRQHGIEVFAETEIDALHTRLLQASA
- a CDS encoding aldehyde dehydrogenase family protein; amino-acid sequence: MQIIDKIYIDGAFVTPHGEEYFDLFNPATEAVIGRVRLADAADADAAIAAAKRAFPAFSRTTKAQRIEMLIALHEAVVAREDALFDAIVKEYGAPVSRGRWMAQHASSVLSDAAKTLEHYAFTRRAGTAEVTMQPLGVAGLITPWNSDAGFICGKLAAALAAGCTAVIKPSEMSAIQTRIVTEALHSAGLPAGLFNIVTGRGDTVGARIAEHPDVAKISFTGSTAVGKTILRTAAETLKRVTLELGGKSPVIVLDDANFDEAVPLALQAGFMNSGQACIAGTRILVPQSRLVEFEASVEKAVAQIQSGDPRDTHTSVGPMVSQKQWERVQRYIGIGIDEGARLIAGGAGRPDGIDSGWFVRPTVFSGVTNDMTIAREEIFGPVLSIIAYRDTEHAIEIANDTPYGLQAYVLSPDIERARRVAAQIEAGRVLVNTLTHEPAAPFGGFKQSGIGREYGTFGIEAFLEPKSTLGVL
- a CDS encoding methyl-accepting chemotaxis protein, coding for MSFLTRIKIGPRLGAGFAIVLLLLGAVGGIGLLQASRIFEGTQEIGTNWLPSVETLGNMRNQAQDVRRTSLRMLIASDASEKASLRDRHAQMISQFGTMFDGYSKLVSSAEERRVADSISTAWSQYLDDDKKIEALVMSADGASADARAAASTASAKSFQTLMDLINQDVTLNHNGSTAEVAMAKAAYQSAFAWTIALIVIAIGFGATIALFITRSITGPIARAVDVAETVARGDLTARIEVDGSDEAAQLLGALRHMNERLVDLVGRVRTGSEGIATASAQIAAGNTDLSQRTEEQAASLEETAASMEELTATVKQNADNATQGNTLAGQASQTATRGGEVVGRVVDTMRDIANSSEQVAQIISVIEGIAFQTNILALNAAVEAARAGEQGRGFAVVAGEVRTLAQRSATAAREIKELISVSVERVNNGTALVDDAGRTMGEIVQSVKRVADLMNEISAASGEQRTGIEQVNQAVTQMDEVTQQNAALVEEASAAAQSMSSQAAALRELVSVFNIGAAGRAATASIAPMAKVVASATVKRPPSSKPAPVRASAASAPKADRREPATATSDDDWQTF
- a CDS encoding LysR family transcriptional regulator is translated as MKTSGLVELEAVLAVARHRSFRAAADDLSVSTSALSHAVAALEARIGVRLFNRTTRSVALTEAGAQFVGSVAPALSTIREALDQAGSFRDTPSGTLRINASVGAAKQVMPVFIAYLKRYPEMKLDLVTEGRLIDIVVEGYDAGFRLADVVPQDMIAVPFGDRQRFAVVGSPEYFAKHKPPRTPADLKSHRCIRSRMPSGQIYQWEFERRGQAVRVDVEGALTLDEPGLMLAAARDGLGLTYLTEWNVNADLEAGTLVRVLEDWTPPLDGLCLYYPGRRHAPAGLRALIETIREHADTVRERAPVKKNRRGPAARH